The nucleotide sequence CTCACCAATAACCCATGACTCGGAAAGCATCATGTCGAGCTTGGCGAGCCCTTTCGGATTCAGCCGATGTTCGAGCAGTTTGAAAAACTCCTCCAACACCTTTTTAGCATCAAATTCGACCTGTTTCAGGCGTTTGGAAACTTCAACGGTCAGATCAGCTCGAGCTTGAGCGCGCTTCGCATCGGTCGGATGCCAATTCTCGTAGAATAGGCCGCGGAGGAGCACCGGCAAATGATTGGCAAGATCAACGCCCTCCTGCAGCGAGAGGCAATCACGGACGGCATGCAAAACCGACCGCAGTACGTCGTAAGCCTGCCGCAGTTCGCAATGAAGCTGTTCCGCAAGCTCCGCCACCCAAACTTCCGCCTGTCGAGCAGCATCCGGGAACGTTTGAGACGGGATATACGTCATGCTGGCCACTCCCTTGTTGGGGCTATCGAGCCGCAACAGGCGTCCGATCACTGCTCTCGATCGATCTCCAAGCGATATGCAACCGCCGGAGATGCGACGCCTGCGCGCCTCCGGCTATTGGTGCATAAATGCCTGCATCTCCTCGATCGTGACTTTACCGTCCTTGTTGGCATCCACGAGATCGAAGATGCGCTTGTGGATCGCCATCACTTCGTCGAAGGAAAGCGCGCCATCGCCATTGGTATCGGCGATCGCAAACATGATCTGCATCATGTGCCCTCGCATGGCCATCGGCATGCCTGACATCATGCCGGGCCTCATCATGTTCATCCCCATCATTCCGCGCGGCATCGTGCCATATCCACAAGGCGCGGTTCCCTCACTCTGCGCCATGCCGTCCGTCATATCGGGCGACGTCTGTCCGAACGCCAGATCTGCTCCCGAGAATGCGATCACAGCAGCAAGTATGGCTGCATGTCGTTGTTTTACCGATAACATTTCTTTCTCCTTCTCGTTTCGCCCTCATGTATTTGAACCTCTTCGGAATGGGCTTTATGTGCTGTTCCGACGATGCACCTGCGACACCTCACCGATGCCTTTCGAGGTAATTTTGGCCACTGCGTCGGCCGTCACACGGCGGGACGATGGCGGGGCAATGGCACGCCGCCGAGATCGCATGCGGCAAAGCCAACATCACTGACGCAACTATCCCTCAATCCATTCATTTTGACTTTGACCAAGATCAAAGCGTCACGACTGTAACCACCTCATCATGGGATCGGGGTGCGCCCACCCCGGCTACGACCATGGCCGCTTCAGAGAATGGATCTTTGGAGGCGCCACGCGTTCTCTGCTTCACAATTCCTGCGTAAATCTCTTTCTCTCGAATTGAAAAAGCATCGCCTCCGATCCGATTGGCACGCAAGCCAGTATCGGTCCACGTTTTGATTGGGATCAATGCCCAACCGGGCGCCTGCGCGTAGGTTGCCGACATGGAGGTGACGTCATGGCGCATAAACAAGTTTTGTTTCGCTCGGCCGCGCGAGAGAAAATCCTTAGAGGCACTACCCAACTCGCCGACGCGGTGCGTGTTACGCTTGGCCCGCGATCGAAGGCCGTCCTCATCGAGAAAAAATGGGGAACTCCGCTCGTCTGCAATGACGGCGTCACAATTGCGAAGGAGTTCGACCTCAAGGATCCCGAAGAAAATCTCGGTGCGCGCATGCTCCGCCAGGCTGCTGAAAAAACCGGCGACATCGTCGGAGATGGAACCAGCACGGCAACGGTTTTGGCTCAGGCCATCTTCTCCGACGGGTTGCGCAATGTCGTGGCCGGCGCCAGTGCCATCGAAATCAAACGTGGCCTGGATCGAGCGCTCGCATGCGCCGTCGGCCTGCTCAAACAAAACAGCAGACCGGTCACCGACAAGCGCGAAAAAGTGCAAGTCGCAACGATCTCAGCACATAACGATGCGCAGATCGGCACCTTGATTGGCGATGCAATGGAAAGAATTGGTGATGACGGCGTCATCACGGTCGAGGAATCCAAGACAACGGAAACCGTGCTCGAAGTCGTCAAGGGCATGCAATTCGATCGCGGTTTTCTGTCGCCCTATTTCGTG is from Rhizobium sp. CB3090 and encodes:
- a CDS encoding DUF2267 domain-containing protein, producing the protein MTYIPSQTFPDAARQAEVWVAELAEQLHCELRQAYDVLRSVLHAVRDCLSLQEGVDLANHLPVLLRGLFYENWHPTDAKRAQARADLTVEVSKRLKQVEFDAKKVLEEFFKLLEHRLNPKGLAKLDMMLSESWVIGERRSEKLTGTDIDGIGKDPTPLIKQELSFRETVHAGNGDGKGWRTVAHDGTAGSCARKGRAFGECRGLCYL
- a CDS encoding EF-hand domain-containing protein, with the protein product MLSVKQRHAAILAAVIAFSGADLAFGQTSPDMTDGMAQSEGTAPCGYGTMPRGMMGMNMMRPGMMSGMPMAMRGHMMQIMFAIADTNGDGALSFDEVMAIHKRIFDLVDANKDGKVTIEEMQAFMHQ